One genomic region from Paraburkholderia azotifigens encodes:
- a CDS encoding ferritin-like domain-containing protein, whose amino-acid sequence MPEIEKDKVIAVLNQILESELAGVVRYTHYSFLVFGFGRIPIVSWLRQQADESLAHAHLAGEWITTLGEYPSLGIGQLLDSHTTDIASILRESLTAEEVALGLYRDLLALVKDRSVALEEYARQMIATEEMHAGEVDKMLRKPGTVATSGERGAAH is encoded by the coding sequence ATGCCGGAGATCGAAAAGGACAAGGTCATCGCCGTGCTGAACCAGATACTCGAATCCGAGCTGGCAGGCGTGGTTCGCTATACGCACTACTCTTTTCTCGTGTTTGGCTTTGGCCGTATTCCCATCGTGTCGTGGCTGCGCCAGCAGGCTGACGAATCGCTCGCGCATGCGCATCTGGCGGGCGAATGGATCACGACGCTCGGCGAGTATCCGTCGCTCGGCATCGGGCAACTGCTCGATTCGCATACGACGGATATCGCGTCCATCCTGCGCGAATCGCTGACGGCGGAAGAAGTCGCGCTCGGTCTCTATCGCGATCTGCTCGCACTGGTGAAGGACCGCTCCGTTGCGCTCGAAGAATATGCACGGCAGATGATCGCCACCGAAGAGATGCATGCGGGCGAAGTCGACAAGATGCTGCGCAAGCCAGGCACAGTTGCGACATCGGGCGAGCGCGGCGCCGCGCATTAG